The nucleotide sequence TTTCCGAATTTGAATACCTTCTCCAGTTGTCACAGCAGCCATATTACTAATAGTGGTCAAGATCTACTATACACGATGGAGGACACGAAATCCAACTAATCTAGTCATTGAGGTCTTTTTGAAGAAACATGGACACCTTCAAACCAAGAGGTATTGTTACTCTGAGATAAAGAAAGTGACCGACTCCTTCAAACATAAATTAGGCCAAGGAGGATTCGGCAGTGTATACAAAGGACGGTTACATGATGGACGTTATGTTGCAGTGAAGATCCTAAATGAGTTGAAGGATAGTGGTGAGGAGTTCATGAATGAAGTTGCAAGTATATGCGGAACTTCTCATGTTAACATTGTTACTCTTCTTGGGTTCTGTTTGGAAGGTTCCAAACGCGCTTTAGTTTATGAGTTTATGCAAAATGGATCCTTAGAGAAGTATATTTTTGAGGAAAATGACCAAATTCTGGATCTCCAATTGGATTGCCAAACGTTGTACTATATCGCAATTGGTGTAGCTCGAGGGCTAGAATACCTGCACAAAGGCTGCAATACTAGAATTTTGCATTTTGACATAAAACCTCATAACATTCTTTTGGATGAGAATTTCAACCCCAGAATTTCGGATTTTGGACTTGCAAAAATTTGCACAAGAAAAGAAAGTATGGTATCAATATTTGGTGCGAGAGGAACGGCAGGCTATATTGCCCCCGAGGTATTTTCTAGGAATTTTGGTGCAGTGTCACATAAGTCAGATGTTTACAGTTATGGAATGATGGTCATGGAAATGGTTGGGAGGAGAAAAAACATCAACACTGAAGTGGACCGCTCGAGTGAAATATATTTTCCTCATTGGATTTACAACCGTCTTGATTCAAATCAGGATCTTGGTTTACGGAATGTAAGAAATGAAATTGATGACGAAAAGGTGAGAAAGATGACAATAGTGGCTCTATGGTGCATACAAACCAACCCTTCAACTCGACCGGATATAAGTAAAGTGGTGGAGATGCTAGAAGGTAGAGTTGAGTTGTTGCAAATGCCACCTAAACCCTTTTTGTCATCTCCTGCAATTTCTCCACCCCATTTCTCAAGTGAGACACTAGAATCTCAGAAAATGCTAGATGCAGAACAAAGAGAGCATTACTAGATAGTGCAAGCATGAAAGATAACATAAGTTAATTTAAACTATATTGATGTATGTACACAGTTAATATTTTTGGAATAAATAACTGTAAGATATGTACCTTAACTTCTGCTTCTTTTGTCCTAAATATACGAGTTttcaacataacataacaaaGTTAGACACtagtgttttgatttggttttcattaaataaaacatatatgtCTTCGATGGTCATCTAAGAAAATATTTGTCCAGGTAAATATTATATAGCAAGAGGCTCCCATAtgcatcaaaataaaaaagaatggaagagtcattcaaattttgagaaaaaggcaattttacatgtttagcaaaatgaaaaggaaaaaaagaaagttttacTTCCATGTACTTAACAAAAAGAAAGTTAGTAGAAAATTTCATGAAACATTTTATTTGAAGAATGTTCTAATAAAAAATGCCAAAGATCAAAGACAGAATCTGAATTTGAATGCACATTACttgcaacatatatatatatatatatatatatatatatatatatatatatatatatatactaagaTAGTCCACTGTTGACTGTTGACTTTTCCTATTATGACCTTGCCAAAACACACACTCAGTCAAAAATGGCTGCATAGCAAGACCATTCTCTGTTTCTCTCCACTGCTTCCGTCTTATGGCATATATTTAGTATATCATATCAATTGAAACATTATTTATTACTCACTATAGATTACAGAACCACACAAATTATTTATCATGTTCTCACAACACCTCTTCTTGTTTTCATGCCTCCTTATAAAACAACTGCTACTATCATCATGTATCTGTCCATCTTCAATTACCTGTGGATTTCTCGGAGAAATTGAATTCCCTTTTACAAGCACACAACATCCAGATTGTGGCATGTTAGTAATACATGGTTGTGAAGACTATGAACCACAATccaaaaaaacaatacaaaacaacaaaagatgGTTCGATATTCTGAAAATCGAACCATTCACAATCACAATCAAAGACGACCAACTCCACGATCTTTTGCTACAAAAAAGCTGTGATATTCTAACATATGATTCAATGTTCATGGTCAACACACCTTTGGTTTCATCTCGTTTGGAATATTACGTAACTGTTTTCGGATGCAACAGCAACAACTCACTCGATCTTCAACAATACTATTCTGTTTCTAATTCTAGCTCCATTTGTAGAGAAGATACTACTACTTTGTATGGTGTTTCGGATTCGGATATAAAGAGTAATAAAACTATTGTGGTTGTAACTGATTCTGTTTCCAATTCTAATCATCTTAAAGGTTGTTCAAATGTTGAGCTTCCAACGTATTCAAAGGTTGACCGTCTTGAACCTGCTGATCTTTTTAAGGTGTTAAGCGGTGAAATTTCCATCAAATTACAAGTTTCTCAGAATTGTTCTAGCTGCCATGATCTTTATGGTGGTCAATGTCTACTTGATAACAATGGCCAGTTTTATTGTAAACAAGGTAAGGTACCATCTCAAATTACTCAAATTATTATACTCTATTCTTGCCACAAATTCAATCCAGATTAATGTTGTTGGGAATTTTTGTTTCGTTTCATTTCTGTTGTTGacttttatcaacaaaaaaaacctggttgacttgtattttttatttaaagatgaTAAATaagtagaaaatgaaaattttgaatttattaaggCCTCCCATTCGACCAACTACCACTTTACAACGTTTACGCAATGTTCTTTGAGATTAAAAgtcttaacattttttatttttttttgacaagaaaagtCTAACATGTTAACACTGATTCTGAGTTGACATCTCTTCAgaaattatgttgttatattgctgaatctttattttattttatttggcagAGAAATCTAAAAAGACCCGTCTTAAAGTGACAGCAGGTATGTActaaattaaatctaattataatgttttcaacttttttctttgagactaaaagttgaagtaTAATATAGTGTTTTTCAATAATTCCAAGTACAGAATTTGGCATTTGCAAGTTAACATTTTCTGGAATTTgttagtgtgtgtgtgtaaatatattgaaatttgatttaattaacTAGTAGTTCAATATCTCAATGTCTATTCTACTTGTTAATCGCCAATTGAATTTTATAACTTTGCTTCCTAGAAATAAGTGGTGTTATGAAGATAGGTGTGAAAGGTCCACTTTTCAGAAATGCTAAATATACTGTGGTATAACAATTAATAACACTTCTTCTGCACTGGACCATTAATTTCCTGATATATTATGCAGTTGCATCTTCTGTTGGAGTACTGGTAGCTCTGATTTTTTTGGCTTGGTTCTTGAGAAGACACTACTTCAACAATAAAAACCCACCATACCAAATAATTGAGTTGTTTCTGAAAAACCATGGTCACCTTGCAGCTAAAAGATACACTTATGCAGAGATAAAGAAAGCAACCAATTCATTCAAATATAAGTTGGGTCAAGGAGGATATGGCAGTGTATATAAAGGAAAATTACAAGATGGAAGTCTCGTGGCAGTAAAAGTATTAAGCGAATCCGAAGGTAACGGTGAGGAATTCATCAATGAAGTTGCTAGTATTAGTGTCACTTCTCATGTTAACATAGTTGGTTTGTTGGGATTCTATCTAGAAGGTTCTAAAAGAGCTTTGATATATGACTACATGCCTAATGGATCACTTGAGAAGTTCATATATGAAAACAAAGATCCATTGAAGCTCAATCTTCAATTGAGTTGCAAAACTGTCTACAATATTGCAATTGGCGTTGCTCGGGGATTAGAGTATCTGCACAAAGGTTGCAATactaaaattttacattttgataTAAAACCTCATAATATATTGCTAGACGATGATTTTTGTCCTAAGGTTTCGGATTTTGGACTTGCAAAAGTATGTCCAAGAAAAGAAAGTATCATATCCTTATTAGGTGCTAGAGGTACTGCAGGATACATTGCTCCAGAAGTGTTCTCTAGAAATTTTGGTGGCGTCTCTCACAAATCTGATGTATATAGTTATGGAATGATGGTTTTAGAAATGGTTGGGGGAAAACAGAATAACaatgttgttgaagttgaactGTCGAGTGATATTTATTTTCCACAATGGATTTACAAGCGTCTTGAACTAAACCAAGAGCCAAGTTTGCGAAgcattaaaaatgaatttgataaaaatattgtaCAGAAGATGATTATAGTAAGCTTATGGTGCATCCAGACAGATCCATCACATAGGCCTGCAATGAGTAAAGTGGTAGATATGATGGAAGGTAGCTTGGAATCTTTGCAAATACCACCAAAACCTTGTCTCTTTACACCTCCTAGTTCTCCCTCAAGATCATCAGAGTATAACACTCACACATCTCAGGATTTGTATTCTTCAAGTAAGTAATTCAATAAGTTTCTGATGACAATGACAGTGTGTTGTGATCTTAGACAAACTATGTGGCCCAGGAAAACTTTGGGATATGCTTTTTCTAACTACCACTTtatagattttgatttgttgCGGTCACAAATTTCATGCATTCACGTAGTCGGAACATCAGTTAAAAGTTCAGAAACTAagaagattttgatttttaaactcTAAATTACCGAGCTTGCAATCTGAATCATCCGATTGAGGGTCACAAAAGTACTAACTGCGTTGACTGCATATAATCTGTGACTGAAGCAAATTCTAATTCTTATCACTTCACCCCAAGATTATTTTGTTTGGTTACATTCACCCCAAGATTAATCACACGTATGTGAAATTGCTgaacagataaaaaaaaaattaataaaagattcCCATCCATATGTATTCTATCACAAGACTGGTACAAACAAGTTACAAATAGGAATGGCAGGACAATAATTGAGTCTAGACACAATAGACAAATGTAAAAAAAGTCACTATTCTACTCACATTATATATCTGTTAGTACTATTATTATCATTCCTATGTACATACTACATGCCACTGTTAGTACTACATGCCACATTATATATCTGTTACATTACTATACCTTAATTATTCTCATCATGGACCACTGTTAATTTACAATTGCAGGCACATTCCATACAACTGATTGTGAACCTCTAATCATACCGCCTTAGTAGAGCTAGCCACAATCCCCAGaagagaacaaaaaaatattgtagtcAAATGCAAGGCTTTAGCAGAAAAAAGTATAGTAGTCTCCAAAGCAATAGAATTGTACATTTCctaaaaaggaaaaggaaaaaatgtgTTGTATCTCTCTTGAATTAGTCTATAAACCGGTCATTCACTTCATTGAacaattttagttttatttattttatgaatatgatatgattttatttgttgagctttatacataaacacactgaaaatttaacattttaaaagtCCTCAAAAGAAACCAAGCAAATATGTCCAAATAAGAAAAACTAGGAAAAATCATAAAAGTTAGAAAGACTTCTTACTTCAACTAACTAAAGACACATTTGATTAAATAACGAACGGATTCACTCCACGTAACTCAATTGAGGTCAAttggatgaaattttttaaggaaaatgaatAGTAGTGCTCAAAAttctatttatatatgtttttcttatttttgttgaatcCATATTGTCACTATGCACTTCTCAAGGGTTGAACGTGACTCCATGTCCGATATGTGCCGATGTCTAACGCTTGTAGGACACTCGGATGAACATGTCTGAATTTTATGATCCAGACAGATCAAATGGTTTGAAAAATATTCGAGGCTTAGCGATAAATCATCATTACTTAtgaattatccttcaaattttgatcaaatttttaTGAGTCGATCATAAACTACATATAATCTTCTTAGTCTTATTTTAGTCAAATAATCTTGCGTTttgaaatttatcattttttatggaATAAGTTAAACTAGCTGAATGAAATCCACATCAAGAATAATTGAATCTAAGACATTGAGAGAAACACACTTCAAATCTCAAGTCAACATCACCCAACCAATTTAAATAAGtttcaaatttcataaataagtgAGGATTGATATTCAAAGACCAACTTATATGTAAATAATGTAATATGAGGAATGACAGCAACGCTCATTCTTCAACACTCTCTataacactcactcttttattagaTTAAACTAATATATGTCACACTACTTTGTGtgggttcaattttcaaagtgtagacccacaatgatttaaaccaattgAATTATATCGCTTACTAAAGTTTTTCGGAGTCTAACAATACCTAAAACTAATTAGGAGAATGTTAATGAGTGTCCTTAGAACATTGATCAAAGTGTTAAAATTAATAGTGTGTGGTTATTACTAAAACAAAAAGGGTTTTGCTAATAAGTGCTTAaggacaatggttaaggaatcCAAAAGTAGAAGTTTTGTCTTGAAGATGTAAGATGTTACATTTGaccaaataataattatactactttttattaaaaacttacttgttttagTTGTTTAACCAATGTCCTTGATGCATTAGTTAGCATTctctaaacaaaaataaaaatttatattttcaatataaagttTCTGCTCATAGTTTCTTTAACCAATGTTTTCATGAATTTAGATCAGTTGGTataaacaatacataatatacgTAAGGTTTGAGGTTCGAACTCAACTACAAAAATCTTTAACCAATACCTTGAGGTACCGGTTACCAAGACCCAGCTAATAAAAGTCTAATACAAGCAATGGTGGCCTAACCAAAAATGAGAGCCAAAGGTAAGGATAAAATAGTCTTTGACCTCAACATCGCATTAAAAAGTTACCATAAGTAATCATTTAAGCTGCCGCAACGTGTCATCTCAGTACAACAGTTTTCCGTTAAACCTCTACGTTTTTTAACCTACCCATCTTCATTACCCTTTAAGCCCTTTCATTTTCACATTAATTACAAACTTAACACGCTTCTCTCTACACATTTCACAACAACGCTCTCACAACGTTATTATTCACTCTCACTTCTTCCTCTCTCTGCAACAATGGCTCCAACACTCTCACccctcattcttcttcttcttcttctgctttCCCATTTTGTCCTCATTGTTCAATCTTCTGTAAACCCAGATTACGAACCTCTTCTGACCTTCAAAACCGGTTCAGACCCATCCAACAAGCTCACAACATGGAAAACCAACACCGACCCATGCACTTGGACCGGCGTTTCATGTGTCAAAAACCGAGTCACTCGACTCATTCTCGAAAATCTCAACCTCCAAGGCGGCACCATCGAACCCTTAACCTCACTAACTCAGCTCCGAGTTTTGAGTCTCAAAGGAAACCGCTTTTCCGGTTCACTTCCAAACCTCTCCAACTTCACTTCCCTCAAGCTTCTCTTCTTATCTCACAACCATTTCTCCGGCGACTTTCCGTCAACGGTCACGTCACTTTTCCGTCTCTACCGTCTTGATCTATCCTACAACAATTTTTCCGGCGAGATTCCGACGATGGTGAACCGTTTGACCCATCTTCTCACACTCCGTCTCGACGAGAATAAATTCTCCGGCGTCATTCCTGAACTTAACCTTCCTGGTTTACAAGACTTCAACGTCTCCGGTAACCGTTTCTCCGGTGAGATACCGAAAACGTTGTCTGGTTTCTCCGGTTCGTCTTTCGGGCAAAACCCATTTCTATGTGGAGCTCCGTTGGAGAAATGTGGAGATGAACCGAATAAACCTGGATCCGATGGTGCAATTGCTTCACCATTGGTACCAGCAACTGTTGTGTCATCATCACCAAGCACAATGCCAACAAGAAACACAAAAACCCATGAAAAACGAGGTTCGAAAATGAGTCCTATTGTTTTAGTAGCAATTATAGTAGGTGATGTTCTTGTTCTTGGAATAGTGTGTTTACTTCTATATTGCTATTTTTGGAAAAACTATTGTTCAAAATCAAAGGAGAAAAAAGGTTTGAAGCTATTTGAGAGTGAAAAGATAGTGTATTCATCAAGTCCATACCCTACacaaggaggaggaggaggagggttTGAGAGGGGTAGAATGGTAttttttgaaggtgagaaaaggTTTGAACTTGAGGATTTGTTACGTGCTTCAGCTGAAATGTTAGGGAAAGGTGGATTTGGAACTGCTTATAAAGCTGTTCTTGATGATGGAAATGTTGTTGCTGTGAAGAGATTGAAAGATGCACAGATTGCAGGGAAGAGGGAATTTGAACAGCATATGGAAATTCTTGGAAGGATTAGGCACCCTAATGTTGTTAGTTTAAGGGCTTATTATTTTGCTAGAGATGAGAAGCTTTTGGTTTATGATTACATGCCTAATGCTACTTTGTTCTGGCTCCTTCATGGTAATGTCTTTTCTCTTTGCTTAGAAATTAGGTTATggaaagtcaattttgcttagtGGGTTATCTactttgaaattcaaatttatttattttcatacaaTTTTCTTGCACCAACCTAGCTGCCATAACATGTTCTTATCAGCATTGAGCAGGATAGGAAATACCCACCATCAGTTCTTCTGTTTATTACCTGTGAATTAATGCAACATATTTTGggctttctttttcaaattttgatgcTGACTAATCAACCATAACTATGAGCatctttgaattttaaatttctagaattgattttaatctatttatGTGTTTTTCACTATATAGATCTTGTACGCCAAAATTGTACATTTTTAGTTTCAATAATTCAATCATTTTAGACCCatcatcttaattttaattatattccgAATCAATTATTTACATTGCAAAAACAAACGCAAAATAGTATTGATTTCCCTTTCTCAAGTTCCAACTCTTTAACTTTTGAATGCACTTTTTCCAGCAATTGCAGACAAAGGAGCTGTTAAAATTGACACTGCACTGCACAATCATAATTCATACTAACCGCCTAGGAATTGCGAGACTATTGTCTTGCCCTTGGACCCcattttcattattaaaaaaagtagcCCTAGTAC is from Medicago truncatula cultivar Jemalong A17 chromosome 1, MtrunA17r5.0-ANR, whole genome shotgun sequence and encodes:
- the LOC11444473 gene encoding rust resistance kinase Lr10, whose translation is MTLLMAWLFIFKSLLFSLIMLHVSAQDGGCPTSFSCGYLGQITFPFTVTQYPHCGILAISGCDQKNTSAPNSIQLGKMPSKQSLIVTYVEGNTITVSDETQQKYLLSKKCQAFHNYPVPPTTPLGSFYIKFNITMFKCNRSLKVTPPKSFQNYANCSGYDIYYDLQNIVRPPPFKVPNSLAQCTQCQAAVRDMPNDDPFEFLSPQISIVVQLSDDCNQCLHHQGGRCRLDIQGKFHCAEGNRGWFVKMLILGVGVLVVTAAILLIVVKIYYTRWRTRNPTNLVIEVFLKKHGHLQTKRYCYSEIKKVTDSFKHKLGQGGFGSVYKGRLHDGRYVAVKILNELKDSGEEFMNEVASICGTSHVNIVTLLGFCLEGSKRALVYEFMQNGSLEKYIFEENDQILDLQLDCQTLYYIAIGVARGLEYLHKGCNTRILHFDIKPHNILLDENFNPRISDFGLAKICTRKESMVSIFGARGTAGYIAPEVFSRNFGAVSHKSDVYSYGMMVMEMVGRRKNINTEVDRSSEIYFPHWIYNRLDSNQDLGLRNVRNEIDDEKVRKMTIVALWCIQTNPSTRPDISKVVEMLEGRVELLQMPPKPFLSSPAISPPHFSSETLESQKMLDAEQREHY
- the LOC11445504 gene encoding LEAF RUST 10 DISEASE-RESISTANCEUS RECEPTOR-LIKE PROTEIN KINASE-like 2.4; translation: MFSQHLFLFSCLLIKQLLLSSCICPSSITCGFLGEIEFPFTSTQHPDCGMLVIHGCEDYEPQSKKTIQNNKRWFDILKIEPFTITIKDDQLHDLLLQKSCDILTYDSMFMVNTPLVSSRLEYYVTVFGCNSNNSLDLQQYYSVSNSSSICREDTTTLYGVSDSDIKSNKTIVVVTDSVSNSNHLKGCSNVELPTYSKVDRLEPADLFKVLSGEISIKLQVSQNCSSCHDLYGGQCLLDNNGQFYCKQEKSKKTRLKVTAVASSVGVLVALIFLAWFLRRHYFNNKNPPYQIIELFLKNHGHLAAKRYTYAEIKKATNSFKYKLGQGGYGSVYKGKLQDGSLVAVKVLSESEGNGEEFINEVASISVTSHVNIVGLLGFYLEGSKRALIYDYMPNGSLEKFIYENKDPLKLNLQLSCKTVYNIAIGVARGLEYLHKGCNTKILHFDIKPHNILLDDDFCPKVSDFGLAKVCPRKESIISLLGARGTAGYIAPEVFSRNFGGVSHKSDVYSYGMMVLEMVGGKQNNNVVEVELSSDIYFPQWIYKRLELNQEPSLRSIKNEFDKNIVQKMIIVSLWCIQTDPSHRPAMSKVVDMMEGSLESLQIPPKPCLFTPPSSPSRSSEYNTHTSQDLYSSSTFHTTDCEPLIIPP
- the LOC11425388 gene encoding probable leucine-rich repeat receptor-like protein kinase At1g68400, producing MAPTLSPLILLLLLLLSHFVLIVQSSVNPDYEPLLTFKTGSDPSNKLTTWKTNTDPCTWTGVSCVKNRVTRLILENLNLQGGTIEPLTSLTQLRVLSLKGNRFSGSLPNLSNFTSLKLLFLSHNHFSGDFPSTVTSLFRLYRLDLSYNNFSGEIPTMVNRLTHLLTLRLDENKFSGVIPELNLPGLQDFNVSGNRFSGEIPKTLSGFSGSSFGQNPFLCGAPLEKCGDEPNKPGSDGAIASPLVPATVVSSSPSTMPTRNTKTHEKRGSKMSPIVLVAIIVGDVLVLGIVCLLLYCYFWKNYCSKSKEKKGLKLFESEKIVYSSSPYPTQGGGGGGFERGRMVFFEGEKRFELEDLLRASAEMLGKGGFGTAYKAVLDDGNVVAVKRLKDAQIAGKREFEQHMEILGRIRHPNVVSLRAYYFARDEKLLVYDYMPNATLFWLLHGNRGPGRTPLDWTTRLKIAAGAAQGVAFIHNSCKSLKLTHGNIKSTNILLDKQGDARVSDFGLSVFNGSSPSGAGSRSNGYRAPEVLDGRKQSQKSDVYSFGVLLLEMLTGKCPSAVESGGSGYNGGVIDLPRWVQSVVREEWTAEVFDLELMRYKDIEEEMVGLLQIAMSCTAASPDQRPRMSHVVKMIEELRGVEVSPCHDTMDSVSDSPSLSEDACAGATSQ